One Streptomyces sp. NBC_00102 DNA segment encodes these proteins:
- a CDS encoding DoxX family protein, with translation MPSLPSPRSALEQAQPWALFLFRTVTGFLFACHGAASVFGILGSPSTAAGTWPGWYAAVIQLVGGVLVILGLGTRTAALISSGSMAYAYFSVHQSHGLLPMENDGEASAIFCWVFLLLAFTGPGAAAVDRLLRRGPDLPGDTRDPSGRSGRSGRSGRSGRSATVGA, from the coding sequence ATGCCCTCGTTACCGTCCCCGCGCTCGGCACTCGAACAGGCCCAGCCCTGGGCGCTCTTCCTGTTCCGCACGGTCACCGGCTTCCTCTTCGCCTGCCACGGTGCCGCCTCCGTCTTCGGCATCCTCGGCAGCCCCTCCACGGCGGCCGGAACCTGGCCGGGCTGGTACGCGGCCGTCATCCAGCTCGTCGGCGGCGTCCTGGTCATCCTCGGCCTGGGCACCCGTACGGCTGCGTTGATCTCGTCCGGTTCCATGGCCTACGCCTACTTCTCGGTGCACCAGTCGCACGGACTTCTCCCCATGGAGAACGACGGCGAGGCGTCCGCCATCTTCTGCTGGGTGTTCCTGCTGCTGGCCTTCACCGGACCCGGTGCGGCGGCCGTGGACCGGCTGCTCCGGCGCGGGCCCGACCTGCCCGGTGACACCCGGGACCCGTCCGGCAGGTCCGGCAGGTCCGGGAGGTCCGGGAGGTCCGGGAGGTCCGCCACCGTGGGCGCCTGA